In one window of Arachis ipaensis cultivar K30076 chromosome B06, Araip1.1, whole genome shotgun sequence DNA:
- the LOC107645881 gene encoding nuclear transcription factor Y subunit C-9, with protein sequence MDHQGHGQNPSMGVVSSGAQLTYGSNPYQPNQMTGAPGSVVTSVGNMQSGQPAGAQLGQHQLAYQHIHQQQQQQLQQQLQAFWANQYQEIEKVTDFKNHSLPLARIKKIMKADEDVRMISAEAPVIFARACEMFILELTLRSWNHTEENKRRTLQKNDIAAAITRTDIFDFLVDIVPREDLKDEVLASIPRGTMPVAGPADAMPYCYMPPQHAPQVGPAGVIMGKPVMDPNMYAQQSHPYMAPQMWPQPPDQRQSSPDH encoded by the coding sequence ATGGATCATCAAGGGCATGGCCAAAACCCATCCATGGGGGTTGTCAGTAGTGGGGCTCAACTAACATATGGTTCCAATCCGTACCAGCCAAACCAAATGACTGGGGCACCAGGGTCAGTTGTTACATCGGTTGGGAACATGCAAAGCGGTCAACCTGCTGGAGCTCAACTGGGACAACATCAACTTGCTTATCAGCATATTCATCAGCAACAACAGCAGCAACTTCAGCAACAACTACAGGCTTTTTGGGCAAATCAATACCAAGAAATTGAGAAGGTAACTGATTTCAAGAACCACAGTCTCCCCTTGGCAAGGATCAAGAAGATTATGAAGGCTGATGAGGATGTTAGAATGATATCGGCTGAGGCACCTGTCATATTTGCAAGGGCATGCGAAATGTTCATTTTAGAGTTAACCCTGCGTTCTTGGAATCACACTGAAGAGAACAAAAGAAGAACCCTTCAGAAAAATGATATTGCTGCTGCAATCACGAGGACCGATATCTTTGATTTCTTGGTTGATATTGTGCCTCGTGAGGACTTGAAAGATGAAGTGCTTGCATCGATCCCAAGAGGAACAATGCCTGTTGCAGGGCCAGCTGATGCAATGCCTTACTGTTATATGCCGCCTCAACATGCACCCCAAGTTGGACCTGCAGGTGTCATAATGGGTAAGCCTGTGATGGACCCAAATATGTACGCTCAGCAATCTCATCCCTACATGGCTCCACAAATGTGGCCGCAGCCACCAGACCAACGACAATCATCTCCGGATCATTAG
- the LOC110263901 gene encoding uncharacterized protein LOC110263901, which produces METGVIFYEMDPPYIYEDIVQHRFYVVVAEIRTCMYILRDHPFHHLIDTPQFNLDMPYEFPLQWLHPDAPFHPFHDGPVPHQHPDQPADQADPEPEPMEEHFSEPVPEEDIPVEQISVSSSEPSSEEPLTASISGPASAGQTSSTSASAPPEIIEIFDDEDEDPEECFYVVVISSDDDS; this is translated from the coding sequence atggagaccGGAGTTATATTTTACGAGATGGACCCTCCCTATATATACGAGGATATTGTACAACATAGGTTTTATGTAGTAGTTGCGGAGATTAGGACTTGTATGTACATTCTGCGTGATCATCCTTTCCATCACCTGATTGACACTCCACAGTTTAACCTCGACATGCCCTATGAGTTCCCACTGCAGTGGCTCCACCCGGATGCTCCATTTCACCCGTTTCATGATGGGCCGGTGCCTCACCAACATCCCGATCAGCCTGCGGATCAGGCGGACCCTGAGCCTGAGCCCATGGAGGAGCATTTTTCAGAGCCTGTACCGGAGGAGGACATCCCCGTGGAGCAGATCTCAGTATCTTCATCCGAGCCATCTTCTGAGGAGCCGCTCACCGCCTCTATTAGTGGACCGGCGAGTGCTGGTCAGACCAGTAGCACGAGTGCCAGTGCCCCTCCCGAGATTATAGAGATTTTCGATGACGAGGACGAGGATCCTGAGGAGTGTTTTTATGTGGTTGTGATCTCCTCTGACGATGACAGCTGA
- the LOC107646493 gene encoding uncharacterized protein LOC107646493, whose translation MAARGRGRGRRGANHAEEPTRGADAFIAAMNTMAEAVRETATATTRAIDRLGERNRDHNGGRNGERGGDGNDNEGAGNHDNPMTLATFLKVNPPKFKGTLVATQADNWFRGIEKSLRAQHVPERQYVKFATYMLEGEAEHWWQGVQRLLRQVVEEIDWDTFKEEFYKKYFPRTVRDAKEMELMQLTQGNMSVAEYTRKFEDLCRFSKICQGNPDDFEEWKCLKYEGGLREELMHSLIPLQIRNFAKLVNRSQLVEDCTKKVAAAKMSRQELPPKNFNRYIAPQGRNFKMNRTLSYGNQQVSNLPARDNIDRQGRDTGKRPQPALTNLVCNQCGKDHGRNPCRLGSSVCYFCGMPGHIARNCEKKIAQDSAKSQQPGRVFTMLTEDARTQTL comes from the coding sequence ATGGCTGCACGGGGACGAGGACGTGGTAGGCGTGGTGCAAACCATGCAGAGGAACCGACGAGGGGTGCAGATGCTTTTATAGCTGCAATGAACACCATGGCTGAGGCTGTGCGTGAAACGGCAACTGCTACTACGCGAGCAATTGACCGTTTAGGGGAGAGAAACAGAGATCATAACGGAGGACGCAATGGTGAGCGTGGTGGAGACGGTAATGATAATGAAGGTGCCGGAAACCACGATAACCCTATGACACTGGCAACCTTTCTGAAGGTAAATCCGCCCAAGTTTAAGGGGACGCTTGTTGCAACTCAAGCTGACAATTGGTTCCGTGGTATCGAGAAGTCATTGCGAGCGCAACATGTACCAGAAAGACAGTACGTGAAATTTGCGACCTATATGTTGGAGGGAGAAGCTGAACACTGGTGGCAGGGAGTGCAACGCTTGTTAAGGCAGGTGGTGGAAGAGATTGACTGGGATACTTTTAAGGAGGAATTTTACAAAAAGTACTTCCCTAGAACTGTTCGTGATGCTAAAGAAATGGAACTGATGCAGTTGACGCAGGGGAATATGTCAGTAGCAGAATATACTCGGAAATTTGAGGATTTGTGCCGATTCTCTAAGATCTGTCAGGGAAACCCAGATGAttttgaggaatggaagtgtttgaagtacgaaggaggactccgcgAAGAACTAATGCACTCGTTGATACCACTGCAAATACGAAATTTTGCAAAGCTTGTCAATAGGAGTCAGTTGGTGGAAGACTGTACCAAGAAGGTGGCGGCAGCAAAGATGAGTCGTCAAGAATTACCTCCGAAAAATTTTAATCGGTATATAGCCCCTCAGGGACGGAACTTTAAAATGAATAGGACACTTTCTTATGGGAATCAGCAAGTTAGTAATCTTCCTGCTCGTGACAATATCGATAGGCAAGGACGAGATACTGGAAAGCGACCACAGCCAGCACTAACAAACCTTGTTTGTAATCAGTGTGGGAAGGACCATGGTAGGAATCCATGTCGATTGGGTTCGAGCGTTTGTTATTTTTGTGGTATGCCTGGACACATAGCGAGGAATTGTGAGAAGAAGATTGCTCAAGATTCAGCTAAATCTCAGCAGCCAGGAAGAGTATTTACAATGTTGACTGAAGATGCTCGTACTCAGACTCTCTGA
- the LOC107645880 gene encoding putative pentatricopeptide repeat-containing protein At3g05240 → MQQTWFILNTPKKMIIRQNAILSLLAKCRSMSELKKLHGLIITTPTINKSIIPLSKLIDFCIDSQFGDIDYAHLVFRRIDSPSVYIWNSMIKGYANGHNPRVSMILYRQMMQRGYSPDHFTFPFVLKASSLLFDQDCGRCIHNCIVKSGFEADAYAATGLLQMYVSCADMTSALKVFDNIPKWNVVAWTCLIAGYVDNNQPYEALEVFKDMDHWGVEPNEITMVKVMIACARSRDIGTGRWVHDRIRKAGYDPFLSSSSSNIILATAILEMYAKCGSFKTARDLFNKMPQRNIVAWNSMINAYNQYERHEEALDLFFDMLVSGLNPDKATFLSVLSVCAHLCALALGQTLHAYLLKSNIAEDIEMATALLHMYAKTGVLISAQKIFYSLQKKDVVVWSSMINGLAMHGHGNEALRMFQMMQEDDSVLPDHITYIGVLFACSHVGLVEEAKKHFNLMTERYGIMPESEHYGCMVDLLSRAGHFREAEKLVETMAEQPNIAIWGALLNGCLIHENVSLANQVKMQLTELEPADWSGVHVLLSNIYARAGRWEEVNMTRKVMKHRRITKTTGHSSVEIKLIS, encoded by the coding sequence ATGCAACAAACTTGGTTTATTTTAAATACACCAAAAAAGATGATAATACGCCAAAATGCCATTCTCTCTTTGTTAGCAAAGTGCAGAAGCATGAGTGAGTTGAAGAAACTGCATGGGCTAATAATCACAACCCCAACTATTAATAAAAGCATAATCCCTTTGAGCAAGCTCATTGACTTCTGTATAGATTCACAATTTGGGGACATCGATTATGCACACTTAGTTTTTCGCCGAATTGATTCCCCCAGCGTTTACATTTGGAACTCCATGATTAAAGGCTATGCCAATGGTCACAATCCAAGAGTGTCTATGATTCTTTATAGACAAATGATGCAGAGAGGGTACTCACCAGATCACTTCACATTCCCTTTTGTGCTCAAAGCAAGTTCCCTTCTTTTTGATCAAGATTGTGGAAGATGCATCCATAACTGCATAGTGAAATCTGGGTTTGAAGCAGATGCATATGCAGCCACTGGGTTGCTCCAAATGTATGTGTCTTGTGCAGATATGACTTCTGCGCTCAAGGTGTTTGATAATATTCCCAAGTGGAATGTGGTTGCTTGGACTTGCTTAATTGCTGGGTACGTAGACAATAATCAGCCATACGAAGCTTTGGAGGTGTTTAAGGACATGGATCATTGGGGTGTAGAGCCAAATGAAATCACCATGGTTAAGGTTATGATAGCTTGTGCACGGAGTAGAGACATAGGTACGGGGAGATGGGTCCACGACCGCATTCGTAAGGCCGGTTATGATCCCTTCCTCTCATCATCAAGTAGCAATATCATTCTTGCAACTGCAATTCTTGAGATGTATGCTAAATGTGGTAGCTTCAAGACTGCAAGAGATTTGTTCAATAAAATGCCTCAAAGAAACATTGTTGCCTGGAACAGTATGATTAACGCTTACAATCAATATGAGCGACATGAGGAGGCACTAGATCTCTTCTTTGATATGTTGGTCTCCGGCCTTAATCCGGATAAGGCCACCTTTCTAAGTGTTCTGAGTGTCTGTGCTCACTTGTGTGCTCTGGCACTGGGACAAACTCTTCATGCTTATCTTTTGAAGAGCAACATTGCAGAAGACATTGAAATGGCAACTGCCCTTCTCCACATGTATGCCAAGACCGGTGTGTTGATTAGCGCGCAGAAGATTTTTTATAGTCTGCAAAAGAAAGATGTGGTGGTTTGGAGTAGCATGATTAACGGTTTAGCCATGCATGGTCATGGAAATGAAGCACTGAGAATGTTTCAAATGATGCAAGAGGATGATTCGGTTCTCCCTGATCATATTACTTACATTGGAGTTTTATTCGCATGTAGTCATGTTGGGTTGGTTGAAGAGGCTAAAAAACATTTCAATCTGATGACAGAAAGATATGGTATAATGCCGGAAAGTGAGCATTATGGTTGCATGGTTGATCTTTTGAGTCGCGCAGGTCATTTCAGAGAGGCAGAAAAATTGGTGGAAACAATGGCGGAACAACCAAACATAGCCATATGGGGTGCTCTTCTAAATGGCTGCCTGATTCATGAAAATGTCTCTCTTGCTAATCAAGTGAAAATGCAACTTACAGAGCTGGAACCTGCTGATTGGAGTGGAGTTCATGTTCTTCTATCTAATATATATGCCAGGGCAGGTAGATGGGAAGAAGTTAACATGACTAGAAAAGTGATGAAGCATAGAAGGATCACAAAGACAACTGGTCATAGTTCAGTTGAAATAAAGTTGATAAGCTAA